The following are encoded together in the Citrus sinensis cultivar Valencia sweet orange chromosome 1, DVS_A1.0, whole genome shotgun sequence genome:
- the LOC102578033 gene encoding beta-galactosidase (The RefSeq protein has 7 substitutions compared to this genomic sequence), protein MGEKQVLVKWKMLGANVKVSMLVLLSFCSWEISFVKASVSYDHKAVIINGQKRILISGSIHYPRSTPEMWPDLIQKAKDGGLDVIQTYVFWNGHEPTQGNYYFQDRYDLVRFIKLVQQAGLYVHLRIGPYVCAEWNYGGFPVWLKYVPGIEFRTDNGPFKAAMHKFTEKIVSMMKAEKLFQTQGGPIILSQIENEFGPVEWDIGAPGKAYAKWAAQMAVGLNTGVPWVMCKQDDAPDPVINTCNGFYCEKFVPNQNYKPKMWTEAWTGWFTEFGSAVPTRPAEDLVFSVARFIQSGGSFINYYMYHGGTNFGRTSGGFVATSYDYDAPIDEYGLLNEPKWGHLRGLHKAIKLCEPALVSVDPTVKSLGENQEAHVFNSISGKCAAFLANYDTTFSAKVSFGNAQYDLPPWSISVLPDCKTAVFNTARVGVQSSQKKFVPVINAFSWQSYIEETASSTDDNTFTKDGLWEQVYLTADASDYLWYMTDVNIGSNEGFLKNGQDPLLTIWSAGHALQVFINGQLSGTVYGSLENPKLTFSKNVKLRAGVNKISLLSTSVGLPNVGTHFEKWNAGVLGPVTLKGLNEGTRDISKQKWTYKIGLKGEALSLHTVSGSSSVEWAQGASLAQKQPMTWYKTTFNVPPGNDPLALDMGAMGKGMVWINGQSIGRHWPGYIGNGNCGGCNYAGTYTEKKCRTYCGKPSQRWYHVPRSRLKPSGNLLVVFEEWGGEPHWISLLKRTT, encoded by the exons atgggggAAAAACAAGTATTAGTAAAGTGGAAAATGTTGGGAGCCAATGTGAAAGTGTTGATGTTAGTGCTACTGTCGTTTTGCTCCTGGGAgatttcttttgttaaagCCTCTGTTTCTTATGACCATAAAGCTGTTATTATTAATGGCCAGAAAAGGATTCTCATTTCTGGCTCCATTCATTATCCCAGAAGCACTCCCgag ATGTGGCCTGACCTTATACAAAAGGCCAAAGATGGAGGTTTGGATGTTATTCAAACTTATGTCTTTTGGAATGGACACGAGCCTACTCAAGGAAAT TATTATTTTCAGGACAGGTATGATCTTGTTCGATTCATCAAGCTGGTGCAGCAAGCAGGGCTTTATGTTCATCTCCGGATTGGCCCTTATGTTTGTGCTGAATGGAATTATGG GGGATTCCCGGTTTGGCTCAAATATGTTCCTGGTATCGAATTTAGAACTGATAATGGACCTTTCAAG GCGGCTATGCACAAATTCACGGAGAAAATAGTCAGCAtgatgaaggcagaaaagTTATTTCAAACTCAGGGCGGCCCAATAATTCTGTCACAG ATAGAGAATGAATTTGGACCTGTTGAATGGGACATTGGCGCTCCCGGTAAAGCTTATGCCAAATGGGCAGCTCAAATGGCTGTCGGTCTCAATACCGGTGTCCCATGGGTTATGTGCAAACAAGACGACGCTCCTGATCCAGTT ATTAACACCTGCAATGGTTTCTACTGTGAGAAATTTGTTCCAAACCAGAATTACAAACCGAAAATGTGGACGGAAGCTTGGACTGGTTG GTTCACCGAGTTTGGAAGTGCTGTTCCTACTAGACCGGCAGAGGACTTGGTTTTTTCAGTTGCAAGATTCATTCAGAGTGGTGGTTCAttcatcaattattatatg TACCATGGTGGAACTAATTTTGGCCGGACATCTGGTGGTTTTGTTGCTACTAGCTATGACTATGATGCTCCTATAGATGAATATG GACTACTAAATGAACCAAAATGGGGACATTTAAGAGATTTACATAAAGCTATCAAATTATGTGAACCAGCTTTAGTTTCTGTAGATCCCACAGTGAAATCGCTTGGGAAAAATCAAGAG GCTCATGTATTCAATTCAAAATCTGGTAAGTGTGCTGCATTCCTGGCAAACTATGACACTACATTCTCCGCAAAAGTGAGTTTCGGCAATGCGCAATATGATTTGCCACCTTGGTCCATCAGTGTCCTCCCTGACTGCAAAACTGCAGTTTTCAACACTGCTAGG GTTGGTGTCCAAAGCTCTCAGAAGAAGTTCGTACCTGTCATCAATGCATTCTCTTGGCAGTCATACATTGAAGAAACTGCTTCTTCTACTGACGATAATACATTTACAAAAGATGGGTTATGGGAACAAGTATATCTTACTGCAGATGCTTCAGATTATTTGTGGTACATGACAGA TGTAAATATAGACTCCAACGAAGGATTTCTGAAGAATGGACAAGATCCCCTTCTTACCATTTGGTCAGCCGGCCATGCCCTGCAGGTTTTCATTAATGGTCAACTATCAG GAACTGTTTATGGTTCATTAGAGAACCCTAAATTGACATTCAGTAAGAATGTGAAACTGAGACCTGGTGTTAATAAGATTTCTCTTCTAAGTACTTCTGTAGGCCTTCCG AATGTGGGCACACACTTTGAGAAATGGAATGCTGGGGTTCTTGGGCCAGTAACTTTGAAGGGTCTAAATGAGGGGACGAGAGACATATCTAAGCAAAAGTGGACTTACAAG ATTGGTCTAAAAGGTGAGGCCTTAAGCCTTCATACTGTTAGTGGGAGTTCCTCTGTTGAATGGGCACAAGGAGCATCGTTGGCCCAAAAACAACCGATGACGTGGTACAAG ACTACTTTCAATGTACCGCCAGGCAACGACCCATTAGCTTTAGACATGGGTGCAATGGGAAAGGGGATGGTTTGGATCAATGGTCAGAGTATTGGGCGCCACTGGCCTGGATATATAGGAAATGGTAATTGTGGTGGTTGTAATTATGCTGGAACTTACACCGAGAAGAAATGCCGAACTTACTGCGGAAAGCCCTCTCAACGATG GTATCACGTTCCCCGCTCATGGCTGAAGCCGAGTGGAAACCTGTTGGTTGTGTTTGAAGAATGGGGCGGTGAACCACATTGGATCTCTTTGCTCAAGAGAACAACATAA
- the LOC102578033 gene encoding beta-galactosidase isoform X1, with amino-acid sequence MGEKQVLVKWKMLGANVKVLMLVLLSFCSWEISFVKASVSYDHKAVIINGQKRILISGSIHYPRSTPEMWPDLIQKAKDGGLDVIQTYVFWNGHEPTQGNYYFQDRYDLVRFIKLVQQAGLYVHLRIGPYVCAEWNYGGFPVWLKYVPGIEFRTDNGPFKAAMHKFTEKIVSMMKAEKLFQTQGGPIILSQIENEFGPVEWDIGAPGKAYAKWAAQMAVGLNTGVPWVMCKQDDAPDPVINTCNGFYCEKFVPNQNYKPKMWTEAWTGWFTEFGSAVPTRPAEDLVFSVARFIQSGGSFINYYMYHGGTNFGRTSGGFVATSYDYDAPIDEYGLLNEPKWGHLRDLHKAIKLCEPALVSVDPTVKSLGKNQEAHVFNSKSGKCAAFLANYDTTFSAKVSFGNAQYDLPPWSISVLPDCKTAVFNTARVGVQSSQKKFVPVINAFSWQSYIEETASSTDDNTFTKDGLWEQVYLTADASDYLWYMTDVNIDSNEGFLKNGQDPLLTIWSAGHALQVFINGQLSGKRSIMTDMIMFLGANIACQQLTFSFYPYAGTVYGSLENPKLTFSKNVKLRPGVNKISLLSTSVGLPNVGTHFEKWNAGVLGPVTLKGLNEGTRDISKQKWTYKIGLKGEALSLHTVSGSSSVEWAQGASLAQKQPMTWYKTTFNVPPGNDPLALDMGAMGKGMVWINGQSIGRHWPGYIGNGNCGGCNYAGTYTEKKCRTYCGKPSQRWYHVPRSWLKPSGNLLVVFEEWGGEPHWISLLKRTT; translated from the exons atgggggAAAAACAAGTATTAGTAAAGTGGAAAATGTTGGGAGCCAATGTGAAAGTGTTGATGTTAGTGCTACTGTCGTTTTGCTCCTGGGAgatttcttttgttaaagCCTCTGTTTCTTATGACCATAAAGCTGTTATTATTAATGGCCAGAAAAGGATTCTCATTTCTGGCTCCATTCATTATCCCAGAAGCACTCCCgag ATGTGGCCTGACCTTATACAAAAGGCCAAAGATGGAGGTTTGGATGTTATTCAAACTTATGTCTTTTGGAATGGACACGAGCCTACTCAAGGAAAT TATTATTTTCAGGACAGGTATGATCTTGTTCGATTCATCAAGCTGGTGCAGCAAGCAGGGCTTTATGTTCATCTCCGGATTGGCCCTTATGTTTGTGCTGAATGGAATTATGG GGGATTCCCGGTTTGGCTCAAATATGTTCCTGGTATCGAATTTAGAACTGATAATGGACCTTTCAAG GCGGCTATGCACAAATTCACGGAGAAAATAGTCAGCAtgatgaaggcagaaaagTTATTTCAAACTCAGGGCGGCCCAATAATTCTGTCACAG ATAGAGAATGAATTTGGACCTGTTGAATGGGACATTGGCGCTCCCGGTAAAGCTTATGCCAAATGGGCAGCTCAAATGGCTGTCGGTCTCAATACCGGTGTCCCATGGGTTATGTGCAAACAAGACGACGCTCCTGATCCAGTT ATTAACACCTGCAATGGTTTCTACTGTGAGAAATTTGTTCCAAACCAGAATTACAAACCGAAAATGTGGACGGAAGCTTGGACTGGTTG GTTCACCGAGTTTGGAAGTGCTGTTCCTACTAGACCGGCAGAGGACTTGGTTTTTTCAGTTGCAAGATTCATTCAGAGTGGTGGTTCAttcatcaattattatatg TACCATGGTGGAACTAATTTTGGCCGGACATCTGGTGGTTTTGTTGCTACTAGCTATGACTATGATGCTCCTATAGATGAATATG GACTACTAAATGAACCAAAATGGGGACATTTAAGAGATTTACATAAAGCTATCAAATTATGTGAACCAGCTTTAGTTTCTGTAGATCCCACAGTGAAATCGCTTGGGAAAAATCAAGAG GCTCATGTATTCAATTCAAAATCTGGTAAGTGTGCTGCATTCCTGGCAAACTATGACACTACATTCTCCGCAAAAGTGAGTTTCGGCAATGCGCAATATGATTTGCCACCTTGGTCCATCAGTGTCCTCCCTGACTGCAAAACTGCAGTTTTCAACACTGCTAGG GTTGGTGTCCAAAGCTCTCAGAAGAAGTTCGTACCTGTCATCAATGCATTCTCTTGGCAGTCATACATTGAAGAAACTGCTTCTTCTACTGACGATAATACATTTACAAAAGATGGGTTATGGGAACAAGTATATCTTACTGCAGATGCTTCAGATTATTTGTGGTACATGACAGA TGTAAATATAGACTCCAACGAAGGATTTCTGAAGAATGGACAAGATCCCCTTCTTACCATTTGGTCAGCCGGCCATGCCCTGCAGGTTTTCATTAATGGTCAACTATCAGGTAAAAGGAGTATTATGACTGATATGATAATGTTTCTGGGTGCTAACATCGCTTGTCAACAACTTACTTTTAGTTTCTATCCCTATGCAGGAACTGTTTATGGTTCATTAGAGAACCCTAAATTGACATTCAGTAAGAATGTGAAACTGAGACCTGGTGTTAATAAGATTTCTCTTCTAAGTACTTCTGTAGGCCTTCCG AATGTGGGCACACACTTTGAGAAATGGAATGCTGGGGTTCTTGGGCCAGTAACTTTGAAGGGTCTAAATGAGGGGACGAGAGACATATCTAAGCAAAAGTGGACTTACAAG ATTGGTCTAAAAGGTGAGGCCTTAAGCCTTCATACTGTTAGTGGGAGTTCCTCTGTTGAATGGGCACAAGGAGCATCGTTGGCCCAAAAACAACCGATGACGTGGTACAAG ACTACTTTCAATGTACCGCCAGGCAACGACCCATTAGCTTTAGACATGGGTGCAATGGGAAAGGGGATGGTTTGGATCAATGGTCAGAGTATTGGGCGCCACTGGCCTGGATATATAGGAAATGGTAATTGTGGTGGTTGTAATTATGCTGGAACTTACACCGAGAAGAAATGCCGAACTTACTGCGGAAAGCCCTCTCAACGATG GTATCACGTTCCCCGCTCATGGCTGAAGCCGAGTGGAAACCTGTTGGTTGTGTTTGAAGAATGGGGCGGTGAACCACATTGGATCTCTTTGCTCAAGAGAACAACATAA